A window from Streptomyces sp. NBC_00271 encodes these proteins:
- a CDS encoding TetR/AcrR family transcriptional regulator: protein MGRVSQAQAQENRQRVVATASRMFREKGTAVSVADLMKAAGLTHGGFYKQFGSKEDLVDEAIAHAFDEQAAHSAVASEEQAGEHEAARRTLIEDYLSVWHRDHPGEGCPVSGFAADLGREPGQAARAQDVYINGVRNRAARLATGDDDGMAQLCTMVGALVLARATRDNPISDELLQAARTALTESGTGQSAPQRRTD from the coding sequence GTGGGCCGCGTGTCCCAGGCGCAAGCACAGGAGAACCGGCAGCGCGTCGTAGCCACCGCCTCCCGGATGTTCCGCGAGAAAGGCACCGCGGTCAGCGTCGCCGACCTGATGAAGGCCGCCGGGCTCACCCACGGCGGCTTCTACAAGCAGTTCGGCTCCAAGGAGGACCTGGTCGACGAGGCCATCGCGCACGCCTTCGACGAACAGGCGGCACACTCGGCGGTGGCGTCCGAGGAGCAGGCAGGGGAGCACGAGGCCGCCCGCCGGACGCTGATCGAGGACTACCTCTCGGTCTGGCACCGCGATCACCCCGGGGAGGGCTGCCCCGTCTCCGGATTCGCCGCCGACCTCGGGCGCGAGCCCGGCCAGGCCGCCCGCGCCCAGGACGTCTACATCAACGGGGTACGCAACCGCGCCGCTCGGCTGGCCACCGGCGACGACGACGGCATGGCCCAGCTCTGCACCATGGTCGGTGCCCTCGTCCTCGCCCGCGCCACCCGGGACAACCCGATCTCCGACGAACTGCTGCAGGCCGCGCGCACGGCTCTCACCGAGAGCGGCACCGGGCAGTCCGCACCGCAGCGGCGCACGGACTGA
- a CDS encoding DUF5107 domain-containing protein, whose translation MVIVTTIRRDVLTLPVAELGPDNPLPPLRPLDETHRIDDRVSADLPRDMARQIRYEPLRSVLPERIRDGYDRRREPRGIDTIVIENDRLRAVVLPGYGGRVVSLFHKPSQRELLYRNPVVQPACFALNGAWFSGGIEWNIGATGHTTLSCAPVHAARVPAPDGGEMLRLWEWERLRDVPFQVDLWLPDGSDFLHVGVRVRNPHERPAPLYWWSNIAVPEERRVLAPADEAWHFGYERRLRRVPAAEYEGVDRTYPPRSVFPADYFYEVPDGQRRWIAALDDNGDGLVQTSTDVLRGRKLFVWGSGPGGRRWQEWLTEPGTGGYCEIQAGLARTQLEHVRLEAESEVSWLEAYGPLATDAGVVHGTDWALARAETDRRLSEVLPRRDVDAAYEAWLPYADTEPGEVLAVGSGWGALEVLRASHKLPGTPFEESTLGEPQAPWVELLRTGAFPEPRRVGPPGESLVAPHWRDMLETAPAKPLTEYHLGVAQWHAGDLAQAVRSWERALELAPSLWPLLRCLAVADQEAGNRERAADRYAEAFDDLCQERRDDGPAWTAATAALGREAVGALLAVRRTGEARRVWDRLRPATRARGRFRLLEVELLLAEGDRDGARAVFDEAFEVADLREGAETITALWTRLTDEPLPPHYDFRMRPTPN comes from the coding sequence ATGGTCATCGTGACGACGATCCGACGTGACGTACTGACCCTGCCGGTCGCGGAGTTGGGCCCGGACAACCCGCTGCCACCCCTGCGGCCGCTCGACGAGACACACCGCATCGACGACCGGGTGAGCGCCGACCTGCCGCGCGACATGGCCCGGCAGATCCGCTACGAGCCGCTGCGGAGCGTCCTGCCCGAGCGCATCCGGGACGGATACGACAGACGGCGCGAGCCGCGCGGGATCGACACGATCGTGATCGAGAACGACCGGCTGCGGGCGGTGGTGCTGCCGGGCTACGGCGGCCGAGTGGTCTCGCTGTTCCACAAGCCCTCGCAGCGCGAACTCCTCTACCGCAACCCGGTGGTGCAGCCCGCCTGCTTCGCCCTCAACGGAGCCTGGTTCTCCGGCGGCATCGAGTGGAACATCGGCGCGACCGGCCACACCACCCTGTCCTGCGCCCCCGTGCACGCCGCCCGGGTCCCCGCCCCCGACGGCGGCGAGATGCTCCGCCTGTGGGAGTGGGAGCGGCTGCGCGACGTGCCCTTCCAGGTCGACCTGTGGCTCCCGGACGGCTCCGACTTCCTCCATGTCGGCGTCCGTGTCCGCAATCCGCACGAGAGGCCCGCGCCCCTGTACTGGTGGTCCAACATCGCCGTCCCCGAGGAACGCCGGGTGCTGGCCCCCGCGGACGAGGCCTGGCACTTCGGGTACGAGCGGCGGCTGCGGAGGGTGCCGGCAGCGGAGTACGAGGGGGTGGACCGCACGTATCCGCCGCGCAGCGTCTTCCCCGCCGACTACTTCTACGAGGTGCCCGACGGGCAGCGCCGCTGGATCGCCGCGCTCGACGACAACGGCGACGGGCTCGTGCAGACCTCCACCGACGTGCTGCGCGGGCGCAAGCTGTTCGTCTGGGGCTCCGGTCCGGGCGGACGGCGCTGGCAGGAATGGCTCACCGAACCCGGCACCGGCGGCTACTGCGAGATACAGGCCGGGCTCGCCCGTACCCAGCTGGAGCATGTCCGGCTGGAGGCGGAGAGCGAGGTGTCCTGGCTGGAGGCGTACGGGCCGCTCGCGACGGACGCGGGAGTGGTGCACGGGACGGACTGGGCGCTCGCGCGCGCGGAGACGGATCGCCGGCTGTCGGAGGTCCTGCCGCGCAGGGACGTCGACGCGGCGTACGAGGCGTGGCTGCCGTACGCCGACACCGAGCCCGGTGAGGTGCTGGCCGTCGGGTCCGGCTGGGGTGCGCTCGAAGTGCTGCGCGCCTCCCACAAGTTGCCCGGGACGCCGTTCGAGGAGTCCACGCTGGGGGAGCCGCAGGCGCCCTGGGTGGAACTCCTGCGGACCGGCGCCTTTCCCGAGCCGCGGCGGGTCGGGCCACCCGGTGAGAGCCTGGTCGCTCCGCACTGGCGGGACATGCTGGAGACCGCGCCCGCCAAACCGCTCACCGAGTACCACCTCGGCGTCGCGCAGTGGCACGCCGGAGACCTGGCGCAGGCCGTGCGCAGTTGGGAGCGGGCGCTCGAACTCGCCCCGTCGCTCTGGCCGTTGCTGCGGTGTCTGGCCGTCGCCGATCAAGAGGCCGGCAACCGGGAACGGGCCGCCGACCGGTACGCCGAGGCCTTCGACGACCTGTGCCAGGAGCGGCGTGACGACGGTCCGGCCTGGACCGCGGCCACGGCCGCGCTCGGGCGGGAGGCGGTGGGGGCGCTGCTCGCGGTGCGGCGTACGGGGGAGGCGCGGCGGGTCTGGGACCGATTGCGGCCCGCCACGCGGGCGCGCGGCCGGTTCCGTCTGCTCGAGGTGGAGCTGCTTCTCGCGGAGGGGGACCGGGACGGGGCGCGGGCCGTCTTCGACGAGGCGTTCGAGGTCGCCGACCTGCGGGAGGGGGCGGAGACCATCACCGCCCTGTGGACCCGTCTGACGGACGAGCCACTCCCGCCCCACTACGACTTCCGCATGCGCCCGACCCCCAACTAG
- a CDS encoding VOC family protein — MEILGATLRICVDDLEASVPFYERLAGGRALRFERGGVSVAAVGCFLLMSGPEADLEVLRKVSATIAVKDVEDAHRVLSELGARILAGPVGTPVGRNLIAMHPDGAVYEYVDRGSPTL; from the coding sequence ATGGAGATTCTGGGAGCCACGTTGCGGATCTGCGTCGACGACCTGGAGGCTTCGGTCCCCTTCTACGAAAGACTTGCGGGTGGGCGGGCCCTGCGGTTCGAGCGCGGCGGTGTGTCGGTGGCGGCGGTGGGCTGTTTTCTGCTCATGAGTGGACCCGAGGCCGATCTGGAGGTCCTGCGGAAGGTCTCCGCGACCATCGCCGTCAAGGACGTCGAGGACGCGCATCGGGTGCTCAGTGAGCTGGGCGCGCGGATTCTGGCGGGTCCGGTGGGGACGCCGGTCGGACGCAACCTGATCGCCATGCATCCGGACGGCGCGGTGTACGAGTACGTCGACCGCGGATCCCCGACACTCTGA